CTGTTAATTCGGATTGGGACACGCTTTCGTTCTATTTTCGTTGCTGATAATTTACCCCTCCATTTCGTCTTCTACTATCAAATTCCTCTTGAATTTGATCTTCCCTAAGGTAtgcaaatctctctctctctctctctctctctctgtgtaactttattcttcttttttctgtGAAATCGGTTTATGATCAGTGAAATTGCAATGGACAATGAATTGTTTGATTATtcttataattaatttgattttgatatgaATGAATGAAGGAGTCAGTTGAATTGCGATGGATTCAAGTTCGAGCCAGGAATTCGATTACCTGTTTAAGCTGTTGATGATTGGGGACTCCGGCGTCGGCAAGAGCAGCCTTCTTCTCTGTTTCACCTCCGATACCTTCGACGATCTCGCCCCCACCATTGGTTCCTTTCTAAAttcctttttctccttttgaaTTCAAAAACACCCTTTGCCCCTCTTTGTTCAACGGAAGGTTTagtgaattattattattcgtaGGTGTTGATTTTAAGGTCAAGTATGTAATGATGGATGGTAAAAAGCTCAAGCTTGCTATCTGGGATACAGGTATTTCTTTATTCGTGTTTCACATGTAGATATTTTTTATCTCTGAGAACGacaataatataatatcatTCATTTTGATCTTGATTCCGCAGCTGGTCAGGAGAGATTCAGAACATTGACAAGTTCGTACTACCGAGGGGCACAAGGGATCATTATGGGTGAGTTTCAATTCTCCATTCCTTGATTCAACGCCCTCCCTGTTATACATTTTGTAATGGGGTAATCAATGGTGATATGCTATAGTATCAGGGATTAAGCTTTCTCTTTCCTGAGTTAAAGCCAAGTTTTTATTGCATGCTATTAGTTTATGGATGCTTTTGATCCATGCTTAGGCTAAATTGAGAGGTTGCAGTGTGTTGATTAATCTTGTAAATTGAGAAATTTATGCTCCTTCGTGGCTGCTAATAGATTTACTGTTCAAGATTTTGTTTTGGATTAATTGGTTATTTCTTGACTTTGTCTCTCTAATCGATGTAGTTTATGATGTAACTCGGCGAGAAACATTTACAAACCTCTCTGAAGTGTGGGCAAAGGAAATAGAACTTTATTCAACAAACCAAGATTGCATCAAGATGCTTGTAGGAAACAAAGTGGATAAGGTATTTAGGCCTTTGTGATTGTGTACTCTTCATCTTTCTGGTGGATTCTTCAATCGCATGAAGATACATATGTCAGCACTCAACCCTATACATATATTTCTTGCTATTTGTGCTGGCTACTTCACTTAAATTTTACTTACTCCCTTCTAGATAAAAAGTTTACAGACTAGAGACCAATGAAAATAGTAAAATACTGTTAGATATTTTTTCAGTTTTACTATTTTCTCTTCAACTTCTTTGGCAAGATTGCTCACCTTAACCTTAAATTAGATGTTTCTTtaagaaaaaggagaaacatAAGGAGGCTAGCTATTCGTTTCAAATTACTTGGTAGTTTAGGTAAATGTAAATCCTAAATTACATGATGACTACTCTAATTATGCACCTGACACAATCAAATTGTCCACGCTTCAAGTCATGTATCTAGTCTTATACATGTCTGTTGTTTATTCTTCTGACTTATGCATGTTGTACTATTTAAAAAACTTCTCATTTATTCCATTGGAGGACTTGACATACAGGtgaaaaatatttcattttcaGGAGAGTGATAGAGTTGTGACAAAGAAAGAGGGAATTGACTTTGCAAGGGAATACGGTTGCCTATTTATTGAATGCAGTGCTAAAACTCGAGTAAATGTACAACAATGCTTTGAAGAGCTTGTTTTGAAGGTATGTTGAATGACAAGGCTATGCCCATTTCCTAACTAGCTTTCGATATATAATTTTGAAAGTCAGTATTGTTAAATTCTAAAGGGCTTACCCTTTATTTGACCAAAGTTGAAATATAAAGAGCAGTCTTTAAAATAATGAAGGCACAAAGGTTGAAAAAACAATATATCAATACTCCCTCCATTGTTTATCTGTCATTGTCACTTTCTGCATCTAGATACCTCAAGTTAAACAATGCCAGATAAAAGTGGGCGGAGACGGTATCATGAAAGATGACAATAATTTTTCATCTTGTGTGTGTGTGCATGCAGATTTTGGATACACCTAGCCTCTTAGCCGAGGGTTCTAAGGGGATTAAGAAGAACATTTTTAAGGACAAGCCACCGCAATCTGATGCAGCCACAAGTGGTTGTTGCTGATGCTAGTTTCATTCCAGAACTTGCTGCATTTTTAATGTCTCCAACAGAAAGGGCATTGAATCCATCGTCATAAACAGATTTCCAACACAATTTAGCAGCTGGGGAATATAACGATTTTATTGTTTGATCGCATTTGATTTATTATATGTAGATCTTCATGGATGTCAAGAAAGTTTTGAAAATTGTATATAACGTCTGACAATGGCGTTGGTCTAACTGTTAATCATATTCAATGAAAGCAATATGCGATTGATTAGTACTTACTACAAATTTATCATTTCTTATTTCAGAAGCTGCGtgatttttcttgttcttttctgcTTTTATTTGTCAAGTTTTTTCTTTTACTCCATAAGCCTTGTTTATTTATCTATTGGATGTAGTTACTTGCCAAAAGTTAAAGTCGTAATTTTACTTCTTTTTATTCAATGTGGGTCCAAAGGCCTAAACAACAGCAAAATATTAACTCAGATCGGGTTGGGCTGATTTGCGCAATATAAAAGTTGAGTATTAGACTATTTAGTATTAGATGACCAAAAAGATGATTAGCATTAGCAAATATTGACAAAAACGATACCAAAAATCAATGATAATTAACTAATCAAATATAGCTTGtagatattattaatatttgggTTAAGTACTGTTTTCATAGTTAAATACTACTGTTTTCATACTCAAACACTCAAAGTTGTTAgtaaaaattgaaaacatttttaacttcttttaaaaaaaaaaccatccTTAATGttagaataaatttttaaaaatgatcgtttaaaaaaatattattttttgaacAAATTTATCCctataaaaattacaaattttttttacaaaacaTCATCGCACCCCAATCtactattcttcttttcctatTCATCATCTCAGTCTACCACTACACTTTCATTAGTATCCACATCACTCAAATATCACCTATCGTTTCTCCACTCCATCTCCACCTTTATACCATGCCACCCTGCCACTTCGAATCAACTTTCTCTTACAATTCACCACCACCAACAACAACAGCGACAATAccataagaaaagaaaaaaaagatgtgatGTCCCCTGTCTTCATGATATGCTTATGCACACTCCATATGATAGTAAATCTCATGGATGATAATTGTATCATTAGGGCATTTCAAGTGCTTTAATAGAACTCAATCTGTTCATTAATAGTCTTCATATAATTCCAGTCATTTCTACAATTAAGAATTTATTTATAGATACTACTTGAGATATGAGACTTAATGAGCATCATATTTAAACGGTTGAATTTCTCCCATTTTTCATATAATGTTATCACATTCGAAGTGCTAACATTAATAGACATTAGAGACTTCTTCCTACAAAAAATATAGTCAAAGTCTGCAcgctttaaataaaaaaagaaccttatctttttattctttataaTTATTACCACTTACCATTTagcaaataaaatttttgataCATTGTCAAATATCACTCCCATGGTAAATAATAAAGCATGCTAATGTAATTCAACTTTTTATAGAGGCACGTCAAAATCTATAATAAAATACATGTCAATTAAagtaatattaaaataaaacataaattagTGCCATTAAAATTTATCTATAGACACAAATTTTAATACACAAATATTCATTATATTAACTGAAGTGCTAAAACTATAAAATAAGATACTACATGTgagtaatataataaattttgtggGTAAGTTCACTATATTATGTGAATAACATAATTACAAGGATATCTTATTAAcctttatgtaattttttttaaatacaatcATTATCAAAGATGTTATGACTATAAAATGTATCTCACTGTCCATGTACGATAATGAATTTTCGTTTGAAAACCGTTCCAACAACAAAGTTTTGCATGGTGACTTAATTTTGGAATGACTAGATggatgtaattttttattttgacacCGTATGTTAGTAAATTCATTAAACCCGTAATCAACATACTTCCACCCATAGCCAATTCAATCTTGTTTATTCTTTGTCCGCCCTTATTCTTGCTTTTGGTTTTAGTTGTGAACTTTTAATTTTAAGGGATAGATATTGTTTTGAATCCTAATGTTGAGGGTCAGAATTGAAATATttctgatataattttttatttagaatcgtCCTAAACGTTTtatttcgtattaaaatcgttcttttaattttctatggacaaaaataccctccaccaccaccatcagCATCTTTGCCACCACCAAATATACCAAATCAGATTCAAGAACACCAAATCAAcacacaacaacaataaaattagaaaataataaatcaaaattagaaTTAGAAACAAAGACAGAAAAAGACACAGAAGAAGACACAGAAGTCAAAGAAGTAGAAGCAGAAGCTCAAGCAGAAAAAAGAGAAGGGGAAGAAAGGGTGGCGGCGAGCCAGTGACCAAGAGGGGAGGAGTTGCCGCCGTCCCACGCATCGCCGTCGCCATCGTGTCGCATccatggagagagagaggacgCGAGCCAGTGACCAAGGGGAGGAGTCGCCGCCGTTACACGCGTCGCCATCGAGGTGAGGAATGCGTCGCGCCCAACCGCGCTCAGCCTCATCCCGCCACAAGGTGGAGGTCGTCGCGTCGCCaccaaagagagagagagatagaaaGAGGGAGCCCGCGAAGATGTAGAAGACGCGACGGTAGTAGTGAATGGTCACCGTGTTGCCACCGCTTCCGTCTCCCCTCCCCTCTTTCCCTTCCCCtttcccttccccctcttcctttTCCCTTCTCCCCTTTCGCGTACCCTTTTTCCTTTCTCCCCTTCCTAACAcgttcttttcttttatttttttttaattttatatttttttattaaaatagaaataatttaataataaaattaaaaattttattaaaaataacgattttaatacgaaataAAATGTTTAGGacgattttaaataaaaaattacatcagAGATGATTTCGATTCTAACCTTTAACATTAGGGACCAAAATAATACTTATCCCAATAAACTACCAGTCACATATAGAACAGGAGTGTCTGTTTGATAGTTAAAGCAATTCTAATGTTagcttttattttaattttattttgggtCTCACAAATATTTATGAAACCATATATtataaatagtaatttaaaactaaaaataagatttgTTACTCTAATGTTTAGTcttaattcaattaaattttatatactccacaaatattttattagaGGTACTCTCAAAATTTGAGacctaatttttttaattattttctctctatcaaagaattaaaattaagttAACTGCTATTAACCGACAATACAATTAATCAAAGAACATTTACTtagtaattaataatattatttaaattaactTTTAGGGTAAATCACAATAATAAATCAAGAGGATCAAAATTTTACACAAATCCGCCAAACCAAAATCTGCTTCGTGAATCCACCAATGCACATTTATATGTAGTTCGAACCAACTTGAGTCGAATTTCATTtctacataattcgaaccaaataggttcgaattatacacaaacacatgcatacactaattcgaaccaaataggttcgaattatacacaacacacactaattcgaaccagcttggttcgaattacacacataGTAATTTCTAtgctgttaaaaaattaataatttattaaaaaaattttattaaaaaaattaataatttaaaaattaaaaaatatatattttatttcatacattaaaaaagctaataaaatatttaattacgagacttcttcaaaatatttgtgatctatcaattcgaattacatacaatactcttttgtccatttttaatagttcatgaatattttttaataaatttatttaaattatactacaaaaaatattttatcctatgcaaaataattttaaaaaatggcttaaaaatgTTAGGACTACTATACAAATTTGTAATGTTCTAATAACTTAGGTAAATACATCcatgtactcaaattttaaataaaatactctacatagtcaataataatttagaaatgaaagaaaatattttattccatacaaaacaattaaaaaatatattttattctattacaaaaaaattttaaaaaatggcttaaaaaatcttataagtactataaaagtttgtaatattctagtgatttaggtaaatacatgataaaaatattttttctttaagatctaaattattattgacagTATTTCTATAATGATCTAAGTCAACcatatattacaaatttttatagtactcctaaaTTATATGGTGATTCGAATCACCATATATTACAAATTcgtaaaaatttgtaatatcctaatgacttaggacattaaagaaatactctatatagtcaataataatttagatcttaaagaaaaaatatttttatcatgtatttacctaaatcactagaatattacaaacttttataatactcataacatttttttagccattttttaaaaaaaattttgtattagaataaaatatatttttaattgttttgtatggaataaaatattttttcatttctaaattattattgactatgtagagtattttatttaaaatttgagtacatgGATGTATTTACCTAAGTTATTAGAACATTATAAATTTGTATAGTAGTCCTAAcatttttaagccatttttaaaattgttttgcatagaataaaatattttttgtagtataatttaaataaatttattaaaaaatattcatgagctattaaaaatggataaaagagtattgtatggaattcgaattgatagatcacaaatattttaaagaagtctcgtaattaaatatttggttatctttttttaatgtatgaaataaaatatatatttttttaatttttaaattattaaattttttaataaatttttttaataaattattaattttttaacagcaTAGAAATTACtatgtgtgtaattcgaaccaagctagttcgaattagtgtgtgcATGTGTGTTGTGTATAATTCGAACTTATttggttcgaattagtgtgtgtATGTGTTTGTGTAGAAATGGAGTTCGAATCAAGTTGGTTCGAACTACATATAAATGTGCATTGATAAATTCACAAAGCAAATTTTGATTTGGTggatttatataaaattttgttctccttaatttattattgtgatttaccctaatttttatattaacaaaTTCAATTACATATAGAATATAAAATTCTAGCTTCTTCATAAATATACCTTTTTTTTTACCAAGTGACTGTCTTTCTGTCAGCTTATAAATTAAGAAAGTTAATTCAACTTATCTGATCGATTAATTTTAATAGAGTGGCgatattgaatttaattttattgttgcTCATCTGAATACCTATAAAAGTGAACGTTATTCCATAACAAGTTTTCTATATAATGACGTCACTTCcctttaaaaatgaaaaaaaaatgccGTTATGAAAAATACAACAGAAGAAAAAGGTATTTTTATggttaaaagaaagaaaaattctATCGTATTGATTCATCTTTTTAGCATGAAAGCCACTCAGATAAAAACGCttaaaacatcttttttttaaagatatttttatattatgttttaattagtttttgtataatttattcGATGTTCTTCatcacatattattaaatttctcaaaagattttctttccaaaaataataaaaaaatatttaatttggactaaaacaaaaaaataatagattaactattaaatttttttaaaaagattatttacataaaaaatatatcacattcatcaaaaaaaaaaaaaatatatatatatatatatatatatatatatatatatatatatatatataacaagctcaaacctcttaaaatttttataaataaaaaaaattaatttatattcgtacaatatataaaataattattatattattattatattatagattaaaattcactagtttaattttttttatttttaatataagcattagaaataaataaaatttttataactaaatgtagtgtaacaaaatatatataatattaattagttcttaaaaaattctaaaaaatagttttttcattttagtaaaataactatttattaaagtagacaaattaattattttcttttcatatatagtttttttaagacataaaagtaattaattaggACATTGGTTAAGATAATTAAAGTCactatttcattaaatttttaatttaaataaaaattctagttaattttggtatagaaattttgaatttgaaaacattgataaaaattatgttgaattttgatttatttgattctCATTTAAATTAATCACTACATAAGTTAAAGTTCTGTTTTGAAGTTATATTCGAGttttaatatgatttttaaagtttcaatttacttagtttaattttttaacttagGTATCCATGACTCATATTAGGGTTTTAAGTATTTAGTCGAAAAAAAATAaggtaaaaaaaatttcaattgtcACATCAAATAGTCGCTAGAATGTATAATATAGCAGTCGTTAGTCCATCTCAGCATGTCGTTAACGATTTTGTAAGACACTGACAAAAATAAGATTAGGAACCAATGTGAGTCATAACTATTAAGTTGAGAAACTAAATTGAGTAAAtcgaaatttttgaaattaaattgaaatataGTTGTTAGAACCGAACCAGTGATCGAACCGGTCAAGctactggttcactggtttatTGGTTCAACCGATAAATCACTAGTTGAACCGATAAAACCGGTCTCacgtaaatataaaatataaaatagttaaaaacttaaaattaaaatttgaaatacataTATTCACTAACATTTTATGAAGAATCAAGTCTCAACTtctaaaattaactaatataaaaaaaccataaaattttaatattataatagtATCTTATTTtgacacaataaaaaaataattaattcacaaAACCTATCATCTAACTATAATATCAGTAGATTTTAACACTaacatcaaaacaaataaccttAATCAAAATACTAGCAATAAAATAGATcaagtaaattaataaatttttagtgaaatttatatttatattaataatggtatataattaaaatataattaatttaaaataacaaaaattaaattaaattagatatttatgtatactatataattagtatttgtcAAATATAATAATTAGAAGTGTAATGGCTAAGTGGCAAGTAGAAGTTGTTTTTGCTCCAAGATTCTTGGTTCGAGACTTTGTGGAgacatttaaaaatttttttcaaccAGACTAGTTCGGTTAGACCGGTTCATACCGGTTTTATTCCTTAAACGGTTCAAGAAGTAAACCGAACCGGACTAGGATCTAGTTCGAACCAGCCGATCCAGTTCGATTTTTACAACTATGGATTGAAATACGAACATAATTTCAGAGACCAATAAGTATTATCTCTTTATTGACAATTAAGTTGTTTTAATGGTAATTAAGATCTAATAATGGTTTATAATAAAAGAAGCATTCTTTTGCAATAATGAACCTATAGTAGTAGTTAGGGGTGTTCATAGATTAGATCATATCTATATAAATCCATAGTATTTATCCGTATCTGATATGTAATTTGAGAATATGATTTGATCTGTAAGATGATCGGATTGGATCAAATCGGATCCACACTCTAATCAGATAGAAGTAAATACATTTaaaaaagtaaacaaaaaaattattgactttttttataaaataaaatttttaatattttttattttattgatatattGATATCTGATCTAAACATAAAAAGTGCGAATATCAAATTTGATCTAATGAATTTAGTGCGGATTGGATCGAAATTTCAGCCATATCCCATCTGTAAACACTCCTAgcaataataactaaaaaattataatgattatatttttaactaagaAGAAGTGTCAAAAAAAAGTACTAAATACAAGAacatttaatcaaatattaaaagaaaattttactttaaaacACTTGGACTTTTTTtgctcatatatatatatatatatatatatatatatatatatatatgtaataataataataatatgataattgttTTATATATCATGCAAATATAAACGTTTTTTTCTATGATCTTAAGAAAGGTTTTGTAAGTCCCTAACCTTGTTATCAATTTTTGTAGTGTTAGCCCTGATATTATCAATTTGATTCATATATAATTGGATGATAAATTATTTGGTGACGTACTTCTTTTTTTACTCTGATAtacttatttattattattattattattattattattattattattattattattattattattattattattatatacattaaaaaataacagGCCAAATTATTGCCATAACATAATAAAAGTATGGAAGTTTATCATTCTTCTCTAATGGAGGAaataaaattcttttcaatagtttatttaacatttagtaaaataaaaataaattttattaaaataaattttagtatgagcttaatatttttattcatcataaaatatttataaaattactcgtagataaattttggaaaaaagaaaaaaacatgatttttaattttatttttaaataaactttatttttaattttaaaataaattttatttttattttttaataatattaattttttaccgtatataattattcaattattttttaatcatatataaataaattactcttaataagacttttttgtgttattcaattatcttttttaaaaaataattaattattaaaataattagacctttcacaacaaaaataataaaaaaattatgaacgaaaaaaattaaccatcttgataattttttgtatttttattcatattttaattataaacataaatataatttaattatattatttatgaaatgtGACTATAGATGTagataaaatttagttatattacttatatataGTTTCATTGTATTGTATTGCTTATAAAGTTAGATTATAATTATGACAATAgaattgttcttgtatttttatATGTGTGACTAATTGGTGGTGTTAAAATATTActcttaattataaataaggttaataatttaaaaaatcaaagactcaattaaaaagataaaaaaatgatgttaaaatattctaactctttaaaataaaaatattcgaaattcaattaaaaattatttaaaatttaaactcaataaaattttatattcaatgtgttttgtattaaatatatttaataacttattatatcatattggttgaaattagtttttataatgttaattttttaataacactttattagaaaaaaatatcttttcagaattttttaaaaactaattaatattatatatattttgttacattacatcttgttataaaaaaatgtgTTTATTTCTAatgtttatattaaaaataaaaataaaatttaaattagtaaatatatatatgtatattttgatgaatgtgatatatttttttatgtaaataatctttttaaaaaaatctagtagttaatttattatcttttgttttagtctaaattaaatattttttattttttggaaagaaaatcttttgagaaatttaataatatgtgatGAGAAACAccaaataaattatataaaaaccaattaaaatataacatgaaaacatctttaaaaaaagacgttttaggCGTTTTTATCTGAGTGGCCTCCTAAAAAAAATCCTAAGTGCAAGATATAAAtcattataaataataaaaaatccatatatttaaaaagtcaaagaaataAATGCAAGATATAAAGTTAGCTtgtattttaaagaaaaataaaatagccTAATTCAATCCataatttctaataaaaaagtttttaacATCTTAAGTTTGCATGACAGACTGCTGTATCTTTTTATTCCAGTCAGTGACAGCAAGCTTCTCTATGATATCCCGCTTTGAGTTATTTTTGTCATTCACCAAATCCACAGCTAGACGCATCCTTGTGTAATCAGAAATAACCTAACAGACAATAACAATGATATTACAAAATGGAACAAACATAACTTCATTAATAATGTTATTTTTCTTACCCATGTCTTATTACCGAGGCTCCAATAGCAAGTGAGTTGCATCCATTGAGCGACCCAAATACCACAGTTATTCCTTTGCCACAATTCAATGCACattttaacaaaagaaaaataacaaaataacaaaccgccagaaaattgaatttttactttgATAAATGGTAAATTTAAACGTACGATTCGGCAGATTGTTGCGGGACAGCTGGTTCTCTGACTTTATACTTTGAAAATTGAATGTTTCTAAAGGAGGGtttcaccaaaatttttttaaatcaacaCTATGAGAAATCAATGGTATGAGGTGAATTGGCACAAAAATCTACAACAACATCCGGAAAAAGTGGCAAGGTCTCCCATGAAGTTATCCTTGATGTATTTCATTGTGCAAACACAGTTCTATTTCGGGCTTAACACAATTTGCTGCCATGAATATTAAACTAAGTTAGGAATCTTATTATGTTAATTTCTAGTCTACCTGGAAAGATATATTAAATTTGAAGACTAAATTTCGATATGCCAAGGGACTTACAGAAAATGTCGGTGGCAGAAACCATTGGTTAGCATATTTGTATCCTTTTGGCCCAAAATATCCTTTGGTGAGCATCGAACAAACTAAGGTAAGGACCTATGGAGTATAAAAAATCAGAGTtattttgcaccaatccaaatttaatatttttacaaggataataaataaataaatattacaaAACTAATTCTTACATCACCAATTATTGGCTTGCCGGGCATTATAGTCAGAAGAGTCTTGCGTGTGCCACTACAATGAT
This sequence is a window from Arachis stenosperma cultivar V10309 chromosome 10, arast.V10309.gnm1.PFL2, whole genome shotgun sequence. Protein-coding genes within it:
- the LOC130954225 gene encoding ras-related protein RABC1-like, which codes for MDSSSSQEFDYLFKLLMIGDSGVGKSSLLLCFTSDTFDDLAPTIGVDFKVKYVMMDGKKLKLAIWDTAGQERFRTLTSSYYRGAQGIIMVYDVTRRETFTNLSEVWAKEIELYSTNQDCIKMLVGNKVDKESDRVVTKKEGIDFAREYGCLFIECSAKTRVNVQQCFEELVLKILDTPSLLAEGSKGIKKNIFKDKPPQSDAATSGCC